In a single window of the Equus quagga isolate Etosha38 chromosome 7, UCLA_HA_Equagga_1.0, whole genome shotgun sequence genome:
- the ZKSCAN2 gene encoding zinc finger protein with KRAB and SCAN domains 2 isoform X2, translating to MAASLDSPIHAPLEVEGCLIMKMEKDPEWASEPLLERSDSSESETFRKCFRQFCYADVTGPHEAFSKLWELCCRWLKPEVRSKEQILELLVIEQFLTILPEKIQAWAQKQCPESGEEAVALVIHLEKETGKLRQQVNSPVHSEKQPPLRATWEVADFQPEQVETQHRVVSPEEAGSLHSGHQEQLNRKREHRPLPKNARPSPWVPAPADEWNTRDQEVTTTCLPVGSQGPVKDVHMARGFPYKSVHQIPAHRDLYRDIRKENVGNMVSLGGTVSTSNKISQLEQRKEPWAISLHCSNKRNILRNNYIKEKSVHAIQIPVRNAGKTWRKQQQWGLEDEKIAGVHWSYEETKTFLAILKESRFYETLQACPRNSQVYGAVAEWLRECGFLRTPEQCRTKFKSLQKSYRKVRNGHVLEPCAFFEDMDALLNPAAHASSADKPKDIISLPRLKRIGMSAKEQISLVEEEEAAEESDGDEVGIEFIRKSEIRGAPVLFQNLSGVHWGYEETKTFLDILRETRFYEALQACHRKSKLYGAVAEQLREFGFLRTPEQCRTKFKSLQKSYRKVKNGHMLESCAFYKEMDALINSRASAPSTNAPEEVSSPSRQEREDIEIEPQESTGWEPEETSLEAMVEDSGSERMSEEEILQEPEFQGPPGLLQSPSGFEIGGSIEEDATRVTYKDMEQHRALREKSARAVSQHTDPGKYRRRECISGRQWENLQGVRQGKLVSQPRDLGKAVVQQRPLVGKRPYRLLKYGESFGRSARLMCRMPHQKENPSKCGVCGKCFGRSRSLIRHQRIHTGEKPFKCLDCGKSFNDSSNFGAHQRIHTGEKPYRCGECGKCFSQSSSLIIHQRTHTGEKPYQCGECGKTFTNSSHFSAHRRVHTGENPYKCVDCEKSFSNCTRFREHRKIHTGEKPYGCVQCGKHFSKSSVLTKHREVHMREKFLPPSPSIYSPEHPCKGKTDEFRKNF from the exons ATGGCTGCGTCCCTGGACTCTCCGATCCACGCGCCCCTGGAGGTTGAGGGATGCCTAATAATGAAGATGGAAAAGGACCCCGAGTGGGCGTCGGAGCCCCTTCTGGAAAGATCCGATAGCTCTGAGTCTGAGACCTTTCGCAAATGCTTCCGGCAATTCTGTTATGCGGATGTGACCGGACCCCATGAAGCTTTCAGTAAACTCTGGGAACTTTGCTGCCGCTGGCTGAAGCCAGAAGTGCGTTCCAAGGAGCAGATCCTTGAGCTGCTGGTGATTGAGCAGTTTCTCACCATTTTACCCGAGAAGATACAGGCGTGGGCACAGAAGCAGTGTCCGGAGAGTGGAGAGGAGGCGGTGGCCCTGGTAATCCATTTGGAGAAAGAGACTGGAAAACTAAGACAGCAG GTTAACAGTCCTGTGCATTCAGAGAAGCAACCCCCACTCAGAGCAACATGGGAGGTGGCAGACTTTCAGCCAGAGCAGGTGGAGACCCAACACAGAGTAGTGTCTCCAGAGGAAGCTGGAAGCCTCCACTCAGGACACCAGGAGCAGCTGAACCGAAAGAGAGAGCATCGGCCCTTACCCAAGAATG cTCGGCCTTCTCCCTGGGTTCCTGCCCCTGCTGATGAATGGAATACCAGAGATCAGGAAGTAACAACCACATGTCTTCCTGTTGGGTCCCAG GGACCGGTGAAAGATGTCCACATGGCAAGAGGTTTTCCCTACAAGAGCGTGCATCAGATTCCTGCTCACAGAGACCTCTACCGGGATATTAGGAAGGAGAATGTTGGGAACATGGTCTCCCTGG GAGGTACAGTATCTACATCTAACAAGATATCCCAGTTGGAGCAAAGAAAGGAGCCATGGGCCATAAGTCTACATTGCTCTAATAAAAGGAATATTCTGCGAAACAACTACATCAAGGAAAAGTCAGTTCATGCTATTCAGATCCCTGTAAGGAATGCAGGGAAAACATGGAGAAAGCAGCAACAGTGGGGtttagaagatgaaaaaatagCAGGCGTGCATTGGAGctatgaggaaactaagacttttCTTGCAATTCTCAAAGAGTCTCGCTTTTATGAAACACTCCAGGCTTGTCCCCGAAACAGCCAGGTGTATGGTGCTGTAGCTGAATGGTTACGAGAATGTGGCTTCCTCCGAACACCAGAACAGTGTCGGACCAAGTTCAAAAGTCTCCAGAAGAGCTATCGAAAAGTGAGAAATGGCCATGTGCTAGAACCCTGTGCCTTCTTTGAGGACATGGATGCTTTGTTGAACCCTGCAGCCCATGCTTCATCTGCTGATAAGCCAAAGGACATTATTTCTCTCCCCAGACTGAAAAGAATTGGGATGAGTGCTAAAGAACAGATCAGtttggtggaggaggaagaagcagcagaagaatCTGATGGTGATGAAGTGGGCATTGAATTTATCCGCAAGTCTGAGATTCGTGGTGCCCCTGTCTTGTTTCAGAACCTGAGTG GAGTGCACTGGGGCTACGAGGAAACCAAGACTTTTCTTGATATCCTCCGTGAGACTCGATTTTATGAAGCGCTTCAAGCCTGTCATCGGAAGAGTAAGTTGTATGGGGCTGTGGCGGAACAACTGCGAGAGTTTGGCTTCCTGCGGACACCAGAGCAGTGCCGGACCAAGTTCAAAAGCCTTCAGAAGAGTTACCGTAAAGTGAAAAATGGTCACATGCTAGAGTCCTGCGCATTCTACAAGGAGATGGATGCCCTGATTAACTCTCGAGCATCTGCCCCTTCCACCAACGCCCCAGAAGAAGTCTCATCACCCTCAAGGCAAGAAAGAGAGGATATTGAGATTGAACCCCAGGAATCTACAGGCTGGGAACCTGAGGAGACCTCACTGGAGGCAATGGTGGAAGACTCTGGCAGCGAGAGAATGAGTGAGGAGGAAATTTTACAAGAGCCGGAATTCCAGGGACCTCCAGGTCTACTGCAAAGCCCAAGTG gttttgaaATTGGAGGTAGTATTGAGGAGGATGCAACGCGGGTAACATATAAGGACATGGAGCAGCATAGGGCACTGAGAGAAAAGTCTGCAAGGGCAGTCTCCCAGCACACTGATCCAGGTAAATATCGCAGAAGGGAATGCATCTCAGGAAGACAATGGGAAAACCTTCAAGGCGTCAGACAGGGAAAGCTGGTGTCCCAGCCTAGAGATTTAGGGAAAGCTGTTGTGCAGCAGAGGCCTTTGGTGGGGAAGAGACCCTATAGACTTCTCAAGTACGGAGAAAGCTTTGGAAGGAGTGCTCGTCTCATGTGCCGGATGCCCCACCAGAAGGAAAATCCTTCTAAGTGTGGTGTCTGTGGGAAGTGCTTTGGTAGAAGCAGGAGCCTAATCAGACACCAAAGAATTCACACGGGAGAAAAACCGTTTAAATGTCTCGACTGTGGGAAAAGTTTTAATGACTCCTCAAACTTTGGGGCCCACCAGAGAATCCACACAGGGGAGAAGCCCTACAGATGTGGAGAATGTGGCAAGTGCTTTAGTCAGAGCTCAAGTCTTATTATACACCAGAGaacccacactggagagaagccctatcaGTGTGGGGAGTGTGGGAAAACCTTTACCAACAGTTCTCATTTCAGCGCCCACCGGAGAGTCCACACTGGCGAGAATCCCTACAAATGTGTAGATTGTGAAAAAAGTTTCAGTAACTGTACAAGATTTCGAGAACATCGGAAAAtacacactggagagaagccctacgGATGTGTGCAGTGTGGCAAACATTTCAGTAAGAGTTCTGTTCTCACCAAACATCGGGAAGTCCACATGAGAGAAAAATTCCTGCCACCCTCTCCATCTATATATTCCCCAGAGCACCCATGTAAGGGGAAGACTGATGAATTCAGGAAAAATTTTTGA
- the ZKSCAN2 gene encoding zinc finger protein with KRAB and SCAN domains 2 isoform X1, whose amino-acid sequence MAASLDSPIHAPLEVEGCLIMKMEKDPEWASEPLLERSDSSESETFRKCFRQFCYADVTGPHEAFSKLWELCCRWLKPEVRSKEQILELLVIEQFLTILPEKIQAWAQKQCPESGEEAVALVIHLEKETGKLRQQFISQVNSPVHSEKQPPLRATWEVADFQPEQVETQHRVVSPEEAGSLHSGHQEQLNRKREHRPLPKNARPSPWVPAPADEWNTRDQEVTTTCLPVGSQGPVKDVHMARGFPYKSVHQIPAHRDLYRDIRKENVGNMVSLGGTVSTSNKISQLEQRKEPWAISLHCSNKRNILRNNYIKEKSVHAIQIPVRNAGKTWRKQQQWGLEDEKIAGVHWSYEETKTFLAILKESRFYETLQACPRNSQVYGAVAEWLRECGFLRTPEQCRTKFKSLQKSYRKVRNGHVLEPCAFFEDMDALLNPAAHASSADKPKDIISLPRLKRIGMSAKEQISLVEEEEAAEESDGDEVGIEFIRKSEIRGAPVLFQNLSGVHWGYEETKTFLDILRETRFYEALQACHRKSKLYGAVAEQLREFGFLRTPEQCRTKFKSLQKSYRKVKNGHMLESCAFYKEMDALINSRASAPSTNAPEEVSSPSRQEREDIEIEPQESTGWEPEETSLEAMVEDSGSERMSEEEILQEPEFQGPPGLLQSPSGFEIGGSIEEDATRVTYKDMEQHRALREKSARAVSQHTDPGKYRRRECISGRQWENLQGVRQGKLVSQPRDLGKAVVQQRPLVGKRPYRLLKYGESFGRSARLMCRMPHQKENPSKCGVCGKCFGRSRSLIRHQRIHTGEKPFKCLDCGKSFNDSSNFGAHQRIHTGEKPYRCGECGKCFSQSSSLIIHQRTHTGEKPYQCGECGKTFTNSSHFSAHRRVHTGENPYKCVDCEKSFSNCTRFREHRKIHTGEKPYGCVQCGKHFSKSSVLTKHREVHMREKFLPPSPSIYSPEHPCKGKTDEFRKNF is encoded by the exons ATGGCTGCGTCCCTGGACTCTCCGATCCACGCGCCCCTGGAGGTTGAGGGATGCCTAATAATGAAGATGGAAAAGGACCCCGAGTGGGCGTCGGAGCCCCTTCTGGAAAGATCCGATAGCTCTGAGTCTGAGACCTTTCGCAAATGCTTCCGGCAATTCTGTTATGCGGATGTGACCGGACCCCATGAAGCTTTCAGTAAACTCTGGGAACTTTGCTGCCGCTGGCTGAAGCCAGAAGTGCGTTCCAAGGAGCAGATCCTTGAGCTGCTGGTGATTGAGCAGTTTCTCACCATTTTACCCGAGAAGATACAGGCGTGGGCACAGAAGCAGTGTCCGGAGAGTGGAGAGGAGGCGGTGGCCCTGGTAATCCATTTGGAGAAAGAGACTGGAAAACTAAGACAGCAG TTTATTTCCCAGGTTAACAGTCCTGTGCATTCAGAGAAGCAACCCCCACTCAGAGCAACATGGGAGGTGGCAGACTTTCAGCCAGAGCAGGTGGAGACCCAACACAGAGTAGTGTCTCCAGAGGAAGCTGGAAGCCTCCACTCAGGACACCAGGAGCAGCTGAACCGAAAGAGAGAGCATCGGCCCTTACCCAAGAATG cTCGGCCTTCTCCCTGGGTTCCTGCCCCTGCTGATGAATGGAATACCAGAGATCAGGAAGTAACAACCACATGTCTTCCTGTTGGGTCCCAG GGACCGGTGAAAGATGTCCACATGGCAAGAGGTTTTCCCTACAAGAGCGTGCATCAGATTCCTGCTCACAGAGACCTCTACCGGGATATTAGGAAGGAGAATGTTGGGAACATGGTCTCCCTGG GAGGTACAGTATCTACATCTAACAAGATATCCCAGTTGGAGCAAAGAAAGGAGCCATGGGCCATAAGTCTACATTGCTCTAATAAAAGGAATATTCTGCGAAACAACTACATCAAGGAAAAGTCAGTTCATGCTATTCAGATCCCTGTAAGGAATGCAGGGAAAACATGGAGAAAGCAGCAACAGTGGGGtttagaagatgaaaaaatagCAGGCGTGCATTGGAGctatgaggaaactaagacttttCTTGCAATTCTCAAAGAGTCTCGCTTTTATGAAACACTCCAGGCTTGTCCCCGAAACAGCCAGGTGTATGGTGCTGTAGCTGAATGGTTACGAGAATGTGGCTTCCTCCGAACACCAGAACAGTGTCGGACCAAGTTCAAAAGTCTCCAGAAGAGCTATCGAAAAGTGAGAAATGGCCATGTGCTAGAACCCTGTGCCTTCTTTGAGGACATGGATGCTTTGTTGAACCCTGCAGCCCATGCTTCATCTGCTGATAAGCCAAAGGACATTATTTCTCTCCCCAGACTGAAAAGAATTGGGATGAGTGCTAAAGAACAGATCAGtttggtggaggaggaagaagcagcagaagaatCTGATGGTGATGAAGTGGGCATTGAATTTATCCGCAAGTCTGAGATTCGTGGTGCCCCTGTCTTGTTTCAGAACCTGAGTG GAGTGCACTGGGGCTACGAGGAAACCAAGACTTTTCTTGATATCCTCCGTGAGACTCGATTTTATGAAGCGCTTCAAGCCTGTCATCGGAAGAGTAAGTTGTATGGGGCTGTGGCGGAACAACTGCGAGAGTTTGGCTTCCTGCGGACACCAGAGCAGTGCCGGACCAAGTTCAAAAGCCTTCAGAAGAGTTACCGTAAAGTGAAAAATGGTCACATGCTAGAGTCCTGCGCATTCTACAAGGAGATGGATGCCCTGATTAACTCTCGAGCATCTGCCCCTTCCACCAACGCCCCAGAAGAAGTCTCATCACCCTCAAGGCAAGAAAGAGAGGATATTGAGATTGAACCCCAGGAATCTACAGGCTGGGAACCTGAGGAGACCTCACTGGAGGCAATGGTGGAAGACTCTGGCAGCGAGAGAATGAGTGAGGAGGAAATTTTACAAGAGCCGGAATTCCAGGGACCTCCAGGTCTACTGCAAAGCCCAAGTG gttttgaaATTGGAGGTAGTATTGAGGAGGATGCAACGCGGGTAACATATAAGGACATGGAGCAGCATAGGGCACTGAGAGAAAAGTCTGCAAGGGCAGTCTCCCAGCACACTGATCCAGGTAAATATCGCAGAAGGGAATGCATCTCAGGAAGACAATGGGAAAACCTTCAAGGCGTCAGACAGGGAAAGCTGGTGTCCCAGCCTAGAGATTTAGGGAAAGCTGTTGTGCAGCAGAGGCCTTTGGTGGGGAAGAGACCCTATAGACTTCTCAAGTACGGAGAAAGCTTTGGAAGGAGTGCTCGTCTCATGTGCCGGATGCCCCACCAGAAGGAAAATCCTTCTAAGTGTGGTGTCTGTGGGAAGTGCTTTGGTAGAAGCAGGAGCCTAATCAGACACCAAAGAATTCACACGGGAGAAAAACCGTTTAAATGTCTCGACTGTGGGAAAAGTTTTAATGACTCCTCAAACTTTGGGGCCCACCAGAGAATCCACACAGGGGAGAAGCCCTACAGATGTGGAGAATGTGGCAAGTGCTTTAGTCAGAGCTCAAGTCTTATTATACACCAGAGaacccacactggagagaagccctatcaGTGTGGGGAGTGTGGGAAAACCTTTACCAACAGTTCTCATTTCAGCGCCCACCGGAGAGTCCACACTGGCGAGAATCCCTACAAATGTGTAGATTGTGAAAAAAGTTTCAGTAACTGTACAAGATTTCGAGAACATCGGAAAAtacacactggagagaagccctacgGATGTGTGCAGTGTGGCAAACATTTCAGTAAGAGTTCTGTTCTCACCAAACATCGGGAAGTCCACATGAGAGAAAAATTCCTGCCACCCTCTCCATCTATATATTCCCCAGAGCACCCATGTAAGGGGAAGACTGATGAATTCAGGAAAAATTTTTGA